The genomic window CCGACACATTACCTGCCATATTATAAAGATTATAATCATTAGGCTCAAAGGTGTCTGCTTCTACCGTATATAAGAAGTTATCAGCAGCGTAATTACCTCTCAAAGGCTTAAAGTTTGCAAGAAAACAACCTCTGTCGTTCATTGCGTAAGGACCACCCCAGGGATATGTTCCTGATTCTAAGCCACCTCTGGCTGCATATTCCCATTCTGCTTCGGTAGGAAGTCTGAAATAGTTTACGAATTCTTTTTTACGCTCTTTTTGATAGGTGTTTTTTTCAATAGTTCTCCATTGACAGAAAGCTTTTGCTTGTTCCCACGAAACTCCCACTACCGGATAATCGTCATAAGCACTGTGCCAGAAGTAATCATTATGCATAGGTTCATTATAAGAATAATTAAAATCCTTGATCCAAACCGTTGTATCCGGATATACTTCAATAATTTCTTCTTTTACAAAGTCTTTTCTGTTTTTATTTCGTGCTCTTGCCGCTGCTTGTATATCCATGGAAGTAAAGCGGAATTTTAATTTACTTACATCCAGGGTACGACGACCATTATAAGATTCTTCAAGAGGGATATACATTGTATCCATTACCTCTGCATAAAACTCATCCGGGTAATCTTCTACATCCCACTCGATATCAATATCTTTATTAAGTTTTCGACCTTCGTAACCGGTTTCACCTAAACCACTGTAATTATCGTATACATATTTTTCGTACACCGACATATCTTCAGTATCCGTGTCCAGAAACGCATATTCACCAACACCATCATCACCAGGAGTTTTACCTTGTTCTTCGGCCATAATGGCTAAACGCATACGGACTACGGAATCTCTTACCCACATTACAAACTGACGGTATTCGCTGTTGGTAACTTCGGTTTCATCCATATAAAAGGAACGAACTGTAACAGTTTTAGTAGGGGCGTTAGCAAGTGCTGCTTTATCGTCATCTGATTTTCCCATGATAAATGACCCTCCGGGGATGAGTGCCATACCATATGGTTTTTCAGGATGCCATTTTTTTCCTTGCACTCCGACCAATTCACCACGGTTGCCACTACCGCCGCAACTGGAGAGAATTATTATCATAGCAAGTAATGATACAAATTTCTTCATAACTTCTTTTAGGTTAAGATCTTTGAGATTTAAGATGGTAAACCTATTTATTTATTTCCAGAAAACCAAAAATTTTCTAAAAAATATCTTAAATCTCCCTAATAACAATGTTAAACTTCGTTTTTACGTTTTGCTTTATACCATCTTTCTGGTATTTCCTGATTACAAGCTCGCTTATAATCGTTGTACGTGCAAGGTAATAACGTGTGTCTTTCTAATTTATTATTTCCGGAGGGAAGAAAAGGTATTTCAATCCACCATCTTTTTGTAATCGAACTTTGGTAAAATGACAAAATTTCATCTTCAACGGGCACCTGGTAGTGAAGTGTTTCTTTTTTACTTTTGATATTCAATTCATTAGTCCTGTAATTCAATCCTTCTATAAAATACCATATCATTTGTGCAATCAAAAGATATTGGTGTTTATTTTCCTGAAAACATTCAAATATACTGAGACTTTTTACTTTATCACTTATTCCTGCATATCGGGATATGGCACAAATTTCTCTATGATTAAAACCATTAGGAGATATAACTTCCGGACTTACGAAAGAATTTTGCAAGGCTTTTAGGTCAATACTTACCAAATCCGCATCTCGCATGATAGGTTCTACTATAGTAATATCTGTAATAACATCTCCTAACCGGTACGCATCAAAATATAATTTTTCAATTAAATCAATATGCTCCTGAGAATTAAAATATGTTTGATACCCAATATTACTGTAGTTGAATAGATTGTAGGGTTGATCTACAATGATCTTACCTACGTAGGACTGATTAGTTAAGGTAGTAGCTACATTACCGAGATCAAATGTTGCATCTACATTGACCATATTGACCATACGTTCTAATACGTCATACGCCCGATATTGGTAATAGGCCAAATCCTGACTCCCGCCTAAAAGTATAGGAATTACATCTGCCTTTAATAAATCCTGAGTAATCTCTTGAACGAGGTAATAAGTGTCCTGCAAGGTATTACCCGGATGAATAGTTCCTAAATCTGCAATGGAAACTCCCCAATTTCCCGGAAATAATTTGTAAAGGTTTCTGCGTATTTCATTGAAGTCAAGTAAAACCGGGTTATCTAAAATACTACCTCTGGTTTCATTTATTACAATAATGGCAATATCAATATCTTTGAGATCCGGTACGGTCCATTCATCCGTATGAATGTAGATATTTCGCCCTACCGACTTCTTATCAAACTTCATCAAATCAGCAATAAGGTTACTACTGACCGGTTCTAAAAATTCAAAAGGCATATCTGGGAAAGAGTTCTGCGGTTATTAATTTTTGAGTTACTTTTTCTTTGTTGCAGTCTTACGGGTTGCCTTCTTTTTTGCAGGTGCCTTTTTCTTAGGTGCTTTCTTTTCAATCAAATCTTTCACCTTTTCCAATGTTAATTTTTCCGCATCTACGGTTTTAGGCAACTCAATTTTTATTTTCCCTTTGATAATATTACTCCTACCCCATCTTGCTTTTTCTACCCGAATGCCTTCTTCTTCCCAATTATGAATAACTTTATCTATCTCTTTTTGTTTTTTCTCTTCAATCAATTGAATGATATCCTGTTCGGAAAGGTTGTCAAAGTCATACTTTTTATTAACGTTGATAAACATTCCTTTCCATTTTAAAAACGGTCCAAAACGACCCGTACCTTTTTGTACGGGAAGGTCTTCATACATATAAATAGGGGCATCCGCTTTTTCTTTAGCATCAATCAATTCTTTTGCTCGTTCAAGACTGGTGCTTAACGGATCTTCTCCTTTTTCAAGGGAAACAAACTTTTCACCGAACTTCACATATGGTCCGAATCTTCCATTATTGACGGTAACCGGTTCTCCCTTATAAGTACCTAATTCTTTAGGTAACTGAAACAAATCCATTGCTTCTTCAAACGTGACGTTGCTTAAGGTTTGTCCGGGGGCAAGACTGGCAAATTTTGGCTTTTCATCATCTTCAACCGATCCGATTTGAACCATAGGCCCGAATTTCCCTAAACGTACGCTTACTGGTTTTCCAGTTTCAGGATCTTCTCCCAGAACCCGTTCTCCTACCTCACGCTCAGCATTTTTAGCTACATCTTCAACCCGTGGGTGAAATTCGTCATAAAAGGTTTTCATGACATCAGTCCAATCCTCATTTCCTTCGGCAATATCATCAAAATCCTGTTCGACTTTTGCTGTAAAATTATAATCCAACACCGTAGAAAAATGATTTACCAGAAAATCGTTGACTACCATTCCTACATCGGTAGGAGTTAATTTTCCTTTATCACTACCTACTTTTTCAGAGAGTTGATTATTTTTAATGGTACCGTCTTTCAAAACCATCTTGGTAAACTTGCGTTCTTCTCCTTCTTTAGTTCCTTTTTCTACATATTTTCTGTTTTGAATTGTAGAAATTGTAGGTGCATACGTAGAAGGACGCCCAATGCCTAGCTCCTCCAATTTTTTAACCAGTGCTGCTTCAGAATATCGACTAGGTGGACGCGTAAATCGTTCGGTTGCACTAATTACCTTTTGGTACAATTCTTCATTTACCTTCATTGCCGGTAAGATACCTTCTTTCTCTTCATCTTCTTCATCGCTTCCCTCCAGGTACACCTTTAGAAATCCTTCAAATTTAATCACCTCTCCATTTGCAGAAAACTCTTCTTTAAAAGAACCCGAACCTATTTTAACGTTTGTTCGTTCCAGTTGAGCATCACTCATTTGTGAAGCGATAGCTCTTTTCCAAATTAATTCATACAAGCGTTGCTGATCGGATTCCACCGGAACCGTATGTTT from Aquimarina sp. ERC-38 includes these protein-coding regions:
- the topA gene encoding type I DNA topoisomerase, translating into MAKNLVIVESPAKAKTIEKFLGKEYTVASSFGHIADLPSKELGVDVEEDFKPKYVVSSDKKDIVKKLKNLSKKAEMVWLASDEDREGEAIAWHLAEELDLNKSNTKRIVFHEITKKAILKAIENPRSIDYNLVNAQQARRVLDRLVGYELSPILWRKVKGGLSAGRVQSVSVRLIVEREREIINFKPVASYRIDAEFTNKEGKVIKAKLPKNFTSREEAEAFLNKNISASYKVADLTTKPAKKSPAPPFTTSTLQQEASRKLYFSVSKTMNMAQRLYEAGFITYMRTDSVNLSTEAQNGAKAEILEAYGEEFCKLRQYKGKSKGAQEAHEAIRPTDFSKHTVPVESDQQRLYELIWKRAIASQMSDAQLERTNVKIGSGSFKEEFSANGEVIKFEGFLKVYLEGSDEEDEEKEGILPAMKVNEELYQKVISATERFTRPPSRYSEAALVKKLEELGIGRPSTYAPTISTIQNRKYVEKGTKEGEERKFTKMVLKDGTIKNNQLSEKVGSDKGKLTPTDVGMVVNDFLVNHFSTVLDYNFTAKVEQDFDDIAEGNEDWTDVMKTFYDEFHPRVEDVAKNAEREVGERVLGEDPETGKPVSVRLGKFGPMVQIGSVEDDEKPKFASLAPGQTLSNVTFEEAMDLFQLPKELGTYKGEPVTVNNGRFGPYVKFGEKFVSLEKGEDPLSTSLERAKELIDAKEKADAPIYMYEDLPVQKGTGRFGPFLKWKGMFINVNKKYDFDNLSEQDIIQLIEEKKQKEIDKVIHNWEEEGIRVEKARWGRSNIIKGKIKIELPKTVDAEKLTLEKVKDLIEKKAPKKKAPAKKKATRKTATKKK
- the gldK gene encoding gliding motility lipoprotein GldK translates to MKKFVSLLAMIIILSSCGGSGNRGELVGVQGKKWHPEKPYGMALIPGGSFIMGKSDDDKAALANAPTKTVTVRSFYMDETEVTNSEYRQFVMWVRDSVVRMRLAIMAEEQGKTPGDDGVGEYAFLDTDTEDMSVYEKYVYDNYSGLGETGYEGRKLNKDIDIEWDVEDYPDEFYAEVMDTMYIPLEESYNGRRTLDVSKLKFRFTSMDIQAAARARNKNRKDFVKEEIIEVYPDTTVWIKDFNYSYNEPMHNDYFWHSAYDDYPVVGVSWEQAKAFCQWRTIEKNTYQKERKKEFVNYFRLPTEAEWEYAARGGLESGTYPWGGPYAMNDRGCFLANFKPLRGNYAADNFLYTVEADTFEPNDYNLYNMAGNVSEWVQSSYDPAAYEYVSSMNPNVNDDDNKRKVVRGGSWKDVAYFLQVSTRDYEYADSARSYIGFRTVQDYMGTEATGADNTRN
- a CDS encoding formimidoylglutamase, producing the protein MPFEFLEPVSSNLIADLMKFDKKSVGRNIYIHTDEWTVPDLKDIDIAIIVINETRGSILDNPVLLDFNEIRRNLYKLFPGNWGVSIADLGTIHPGNTLQDTYYLVQEITQDLLKADVIPILLGGSQDLAYYQYRAYDVLERMVNMVNVDATFDLGNVATTLTNQSYVGKIIVDQPYNLFNYSNIGYQTYFNSQEHIDLIEKLYFDAYRLGDVITDITIVEPIMRDADLVSIDLKALQNSFVSPEVISPNGFNHREICAISRYAGISDKVKSLSIFECFQENKHQYLLIAQMIWYFIEGLNYRTNELNIKSKKETLHYQVPVEDEILSFYQSSITKRWWIEIPFLPSGNNKLERHTLLPCTYNDYKRACNQEIPERWYKAKRKNEV